DNA sequence from the Nitrospirota bacterium genome:
TTGTATTACACTGAAAAAGAGAAAGTCATGAATCAGTTAAAATCGAATCGGAAAACAGAGCAAATAGCAACCAATCCTACTACTACGGCCTCAGTCGCAGACCCTAAGTCTTTTATGTCCAACAAAAAGATAATAATTTTGGCAGTAATTATCTCTCTTGTCATATCAGCTTACAAGGTTGCTTCTAAATATATGTCAACGGCAAACGAAAAAGCGAAACTTGTTAGTACCGGTATGAGCATAGATGAGGTTGAAAGCATTTTAGGTCGCCACGACGACAGTCGGTGGTATCAGATTTCCGGAAGCGACCATCTCTGGTGGAGATACCCCGATGGATCAAGGTTATACTTAGAGTTTCGGAAAGTCCCCTATAAACCATTTCATCCAGGCAGATTAGAAAAAATTACCACTGAATGATTTAAATGCCAAATTCAAAGGAGAACATAAATACATCGATTAAAACGCATAACGACGCGCTTCACTGGATCGCGGGATACTGCCCCGCTCCCAGTGAGCTTGTGTGTTACACATAAAAATAATAACGACAAAATAACGACAACAAGAATAAAATGACAATTATACTTGCAATTCTTGGCGCATTAATGGTCGCTTTTATTATCTACCTCGGTATCAACGCACGTCGCGGTCACAGAATTGCCGTCCATCTGGATATGTTTGAAAGGTTATATGACAAAACCTTCGCGGATACCAAATCAAAAAATCTGGCGTTATCGACCGGATTGATGCAGTTCAAGATATGCCCTCGTTTTTCTCAACTGACAAGTGATGATATTGATTCAATTACATCTATTCTCGCGCCATTGTCAGACCCAAAGGCAATAATCAGTAGAATTGTACTGCAAATGGATTCAAAACGCGCAGTGAGAGCTTTAAAAGATGCTGACTTCTTGGCAGACATCGCCAAGATTTACGAAAAACAACCATCAAAGGAATTATCGGATGCTGAGACAGAGATTTTAGAAGAGAAGGCGGAAGATTTGCTTGCTTCATGTCGTACCTTGCTCGGCATATTGCAGCCGACCTTGTACCGTAAGTACCCCGAACTGCTTACCTTATCTGACGACACAAAGGTTACTTTTTTCGGCACTATAGCTTTCGTTTGGACTGCTTGTGTCAGACTGCATTTTGATGTATCAGAGGAGCGACGTACTGCGATAGAGCGGTTAGTTCAAGACGAACTGGAGAAATGGCATCCAGACGCACTAAACGAATACGTGAACCTACACAGATTCGCGTCGGAACGGCTTGAACAAGAACCAGATAGAGAAGAACGCGGTCACTTGGTATTTGCCCTGGCTGCACTCTGGGCAGTGGCTAAAATAACCAATGAAGACCAAGTGACCGGGAAAGGCATCGAAATAGCTGAAACATTGGCTGCTCTGTTTCTAGAGGAGACGACGGGATATTGGAAATCGAAGAATGTGTAACAATTCATTTCACGGGATCGCGTAAAACGCTCCCCGTGAATTCAAGCGTTACACAAAAGGAGATAATATGAAGACAAAGAATATCGTGATCAGCTTGTTCGCACTTTTCATTATGCCAGGGTGTGCAGCAATGTTAGTGCCTGAGACAAATGATCCAATTGAGAAGCTTAAGTGGGCAGGTGAATTATTTGACCGTCAAGAGAGGCCCTTACCGGCTGAGAGGCTGATCAATGAGGCAATCGAAATATGTAAGAACAACAATAATCAATCATGCCTCGGCAGAGCTTACCTAAACTATGGTTTCTTTTTTCGATCTCCATCGATAAGAAAATGGGAAAAAACATATAAGGAAAGTGGCTTCATTGATAAAACGGCCACTTATGAAAATCGACTGATAAAATCAAAGGAATATTTTGAGAAGGCTATAGCAAGCTTTTTACAAACAAATGAATATGATGCACTCACGAGCGCATATTTGAATCTTGGCTTTGCCTATTATTTCTTGGGTGATCATAAAGCTGAATGCGAGCCATATGCTAAGAGCCTCGAGTACCATTTAAAAAATATTGAAGCTAACCCAAATGCAGACGTTATTCTTCCGCCTGGGTTCTCAAGCTACAAAGAATATTTATCTGTTCAGCAGAAACGTGCAGGCTGTTTATAAAAAGAAGGTACTACATGACGAGATGAAATATTGTATAACAGTTCACTTCAAGGGATCGCGCGGAACTACCGCGCTCCCCTTGAGCTTTGGCGTTAGCAGGAAAAGTAAGATGAAGACCACACCCCTCTGTTGCCAAAATGCACACAATGTGCTAATCTACCAATAAATGAAATATATAAATTGGAATACTGAAAAGAGCCTAAAACTTAAAGAGTTAAGAGGAATCAGCTTTGAGGATGTGGTTTATTATATTGAGAAAGGCGATATTTTGGATGACTATCTGCATCCAAATCAAAAGAGATATCCAGCTCAGCGAATAATGGTAATTGGCATAGA
Encoded proteins:
- a CDS encoding BrnT family toxin → MKYINWNTEKSLKLKELRGISFEDVVYYIEKGDILDDYLHPNQKRYPAQRIMVIGIDNYAYLVPYVEDEEELFLKTIIPCRKATSKYLGGEK